In Betta splendens chromosome 22, fBetSpl5.4, whole genome shotgun sequence, the following proteins share a genomic window:
- the ddhd1a gene encoding phospholipase DDHD1 isoform X2 — translation MSGFNVSAQSSTLSSALLADGKGSPGGINATNNNDWDFPNPNVFSYCQVMMDETMQPGMSSVQAGLDGHLPLLHGPQGGLLLDLASPDAYLRDGSLEFGDSDANGAGPLFERRKRSRSNSSRHRFNEVVTELGPEEVRWFYKEDKKTWKPFVGHDSLKVEQMFRKYYEANPAAECEDAAGGDGLNGAVRTSGVHGDSLDTSTVSDERDPESSDVCAEPVCVRGGLYEVDITERKCYPVYWKQQDHIPVMRGQWFIDGSWLPLEEDESDLIEQEHLNHFRGQQMQDTLETDLVVKTVDSKDAIHSRKLSRTHVDWHSVDEVYLYSDATTSKIARTVTQKLGFSKASSSGTRLHRGFVEEASPEDRPPQTTHIVFVVHGIGQKMDQGRIIKNTGMLREGVRKMEEKHFSEHNDEHVEFLPVEWRSKLTLDGDTVDSITPDKVRGLRDLLNSSAMDIMYYNSPLYRDEITKGLTQELNRLYTLFCSRNPEFEQTGGKVSIVAHSLGCVIAYDIMTGWDPVRFCLQEHHDVEEELDLHWMSYEEQHLLEQQRVTRNRLRELENQLLALEASKPSAPPALKFKVENFFCMGSPLAVFLALRGIRPGTSCHQDHILPTSICRRLFNVFHPTDPVAYRLEPLILKHYSNIAPVQIHWCSAINPTPYDEIQPTFLNLVKDPTSDSESIPSPSTSPVLPRRHYGESITSLGKASILGAASIGKGIGGILFSRFSRSNSQPSVSLGLEGSANAEEEEQKTSESHSAYGLSTMARPTSPTADTLLELERRVDFELREGLVESRYWSAVTSHTGYWCSHDIALFLLTFIYKQKMTPSDPAEEIVEPD, via the exons ATGAGCGGTTTCAACGTTTCAGCCCAAAGCTCCACGTTAAGCTCGGCTTTGCTCGCCGACGGTAAAGGGTCGCCGGGCGGCATAAACGCCACCAACAACAACGACTGGGACTTCCCGAACCCCAATGTGTTTTCCTACTGTCAAGTGATGATGGACGAGACGATGCAGCCGGGTATGTCGTCCGTCCAGGCGGGGCTGGACGGACACCTGCCGCTCCTCCACGGCCCCCAGGGCgggctgctgctggacctggCGTCGCCCGACGCGTACCTCCGCGACGGCTCTCTGGAGTTCGGCGACAGCGACGCGAACGGCGCCGGGCCGCTGTTCGAGAGGAGGAAGCGGTCGCGGTCCAACAGCTCCAGGCACCGCTTCAACGAGGTGGTCACGGAGCTCGGTCCGGAGGAGGTCCGGTGGTTCTACAAGGAGGACAAGAAGACGTGGAAGCCGTTCGTGGGCCACGACTCGCTGAAAGTCGAGCAGATGTTTCGGAAATACTACGAGGCGAACCCTGCGGCAGAATGCGAGGACGCGGCGGGGGGCGATGGGCTGAATGGTGCAGTGAGGACCAGCGGCGTGCACGGGGACTCCCTGGACACGTCCACGGTGTCGGATGAGAGGGACCCGGAGAGCTCCGATGTCTGCGCGGAGCCCGTCTGCGTCCGAGGAGGGCTGTACGAGGTGGACATCACGGAGAGGAAATGCTACCCTGTCTACTGGAAAC AGCAAGACCACATTCCAGTGATGAGAGGCCAGTGGTTCATTGATGGCAGCTGGCTCCCGTTAGAGGAAGACGAGAGTGACCTCATCGAGCAGGAGCACCTGAACCATTTTCGTGGGCAGCAGATGCAGGACACGCTCGAGACGGATTTGGTCGTCAAGACCGTCGACAGCAAAGATG CCATCCACAGTCGAAAGCTCAGTCGGACCCATGTGGACTGGCACAGCGTGGATGAGGTTTACCTCTACAGTGATGCCACCACTTCTAAAATTGCACGAACCGTCACCCAGAAACTGGGCTTCTCTAAAG CCTCCAGCAGTGGTACACGGCTCCATCGAGGTTTTGTTGAAGAGGCCTCGCCTGAGGATAGACCCCCTCAGACcacacacattgtgtttgtgGTCCATGGGATCGGACAGAAGATGGACCAGGGGCGCATTATTAAAAACACTGGAAT GCTGAGGGAGGGcgtgaggaagatggaggaaaagcACTTTTCAGAGCACAATGACGAGCATGTGGAGTTCCTGCCGGTTGAGTGGCGCTCCAAGCTCACACTGGACGGAG acaCGGTAGACTCCATCACACCAGATAAAGTAAGAGGACTTCGAGATCTCCTCAACAGCAGTGCTATGGACATCATGTACTACAACAGCCCTCTTTACAGGGACGAG ATTACCAAGGGCCTTACACAGGAGCTAAACAGACTATACACACTATTCTGCTCCCGGAATCCAGAGTTTGAGCAGACGGGAGGCAAAGTGTCCATAGTGGCTCACTCTCTTGGCTGCGTTATCGCTTACGACATCATGACAGGATGGGACCCCGTTCGATTCTGCCTGCAGGAGCATCACGACGTGGAAGAGGAGCTGGACTTGCACTGGATGTCCTACGAAGAGCAgcacctgctggagcagcagcgggtcACAAGAAATAG ATTACGTGAACTGGAAAATCAGCTGCTCGCACTGGAGGCCTCTAAACCTTCTGCACCCCCAGCCCTTAAATTTAAG GTGGAGAACTTCTTCTGCATGGGTTCTCCTCTGGCCGTCTTTTTGGCCCTAAGAGGCATCCGTCCTGGTACCAGTTGCCACCAGGACCACATCCTGCCCACCTCTATATGCAGGCGGCTCTTTAATGTCTTTCATCCTACAGACCCTGTG GCCTATAGGTTGGAGCCCCTTATCCTCAAGCATTACAGCAATATTGCACCTGTTCAGATACATTG GTGTAGTGCCATTAACCCCACACCCTATGATGAGATTCAGCCGACCTTTCTGAATCTGGTCAAAGACCCGACGTCAGACAGCGAGAGCATCCCCAGCCCGAGCACGTCTCCTGTGCTTCCCCGCAGACACTATGGCGAGTCCATCACCAGCCTGGGCAAGGCCAGCATACTGG GAGCTGCGAGCATTGGGAAGGGCATTGGAGGCATCCTCTTCTCAAGGTTTTCCCGCTCCAACAGCCAGCCCTCAGTGTCTTTAGGGCTGGAGGGGAGCGCAaacgctgaggaggaggagcagaagacaTCGGAAAGCCACTCAGCGTATGGTCTCTCAACCATGGCCCGACCCACCTCGCCCACCGCAGACACACTGC TGGAGCTTGAGCGGCGCGTTGACTTTGAGCTGCGAGAGGGACTAGTGGAGAGTCGCTATTGGTCAGCGGTGACCTCGCACACAGGATATTGGTGCTCCCACGACATAGCGCTCTTCCTGCTGACCTTCATATACAAGCAGAAGATGACGCCCTCCGACCCGGCAGAAGAAATCGTCGAGCCAGACTGA
- the ddhd1a gene encoding phospholipase DDHD1 isoform X1, whose translation MSGFNVSAQSSTLSSALLADGKGSPGGINATNNNDWDFPNPNVFSYCQVMMDETMQPGMSSVQAGLDGHLPLLHGPQGGLLLDLASPDAYLRDGSLEFGDSDANGAGPLFERRKRSRSNSSRHRFNEVVTELGPEEVRWFYKEDKKTWKPFVGHDSLKVEQMFRKYYEANPAAECEDAAGGDGLNGAVRTSGVHGDSLDTSTVSDERDPESSDVCAEPVCVRGGLYEVDITERKCYPVYWKQQDHIPVMRGQWFIDGSWLPLEEDESDLIEQEHLNHFRGQQMQDTLETDLVVKTVDSKDVLSHLPPFYLPFLFKWSGYQTSAKATCHKRKRCQAIHSRKLSRTHVDWHSVDEVYLYSDATTSKIARTVTQKLGFSKASSSGTRLHRGFVEEASPEDRPPQTTHIVFVVHGIGQKMDQGRIIKNTGMLREGVRKMEEKHFSEHNDEHVEFLPVEWRSKLTLDGDTVDSITPDKVRGLRDLLNSSAMDIMYYNSPLYRDEITKGLTQELNRLYTLFCSRNPEFEQTGGKVSIVAHSLGCVIAYDIMTGWDPVRFCLQEHHDVEEELDLHWMSYEEQHLLEQQRVTRNRLRELENQLLALEASKPSAPPALKFKVENFFCMGSPLAVFLALRGIRPGTSCHQDHILPTSICRRLFNVFHPTDPVAYRLEPLILKHYSNIAPVQIHWCSAINPTPYDEIQPTFLNLVKDPTSDSESIPSPSTSPVLPRRHYGESITSLGKASILGAASIGKGIGGILFSRFSRSNSQPSVSLGLEGSANAEEEEQKTSESHSAYGLSTMARPTSPTADTLLELERRVDFELREGLVESRYWSAVTSHTGYWCSHDIALFLLTFIYKQKMTPSDPAEEIVEPD comes from the exons ATGAGCGGTTTCAACGTTTCAGCCCAAAGCTCCACGTTAAGCTCGGCTTTGCTCGCCGACGGTAAAGGGTCGCCGGGCGGCATAAACGCCACCAACAACAACGACTGGGACTTCCCGAACCCCAATGTGTTTTCCTACTGTCAAGTGATGATGGACGAGACGATGCAGCCGGGTATGTCGTCCGTCCAGGCGGGGCTGGACGGACACCTGCCGCTCCTCCACGGCCCCCAGGGCgggctgctgctggacctggCGTCGCCCGACGCGTACCTCCGCGACGGCTCTCTGGAGTTCGGCGACAGCGACGCGAACGGCGCCGGGCCGCTGTTCGAGAGGAGGAAGCGGTCGCGGTCCAACAGCTCCAGGCACCGCTTCAACGAGGTGGTCACGGAGCTCGGTCCGGAGGAGGTCCGGTGGTTCTACAAGGAGGACAAGAAGACGTGGAAGCCGTTCGTGGGCCACGACTCGCTGAAAGTCGAGCAGATGTTTCGGAAATACTACGAGGCGAACCCTGCGGCAGAATGCGAGGACGCGGCGGGGGGCGATGGGCTGAATGGTGCAGTGAGGACCAGCGGCGTGCACGGGGACTCCCTGGACACGTCCACGGTGTCGGATGAGAGGGACCCGGAGAGCTCCGATGTCTGCGCGGAGCCCGTCTGCGTCCGAGGAGGGCTGTACGAGGTGGACATCACGGAGAGGAAATGCTACCCTGTCTACTGGAAAC AGCAAGACCACATTCCAGTGATGAGAGGCCAGTGGTTCATTGATGGCAGCTGGCTCCCGTTAGAGGAAGACGAGAGTGACCTCATCGAGCAGGAGCACCTGAACCATTTTCGTGGGCAGCAGATGCAGGACACGCTCGAGACGGATTTGGTCGTCAAGACCGTCGACAGCAAAGATG TTCTCTCCCACCTGCCCCCTTTCTACCTACCTTTTCTGTTCAAATGGAGCGGATATCAGACCAGCGCTAAAGCTACATGTCACAAGCGCAAACGCTGCCAAG CCATCCACAGTCGAAAGCTCAGTCGGACCCATGTGGACTGGCACAGCGTGGATGAGGTTTACCTCTACAGTGATGCCACCACTTCTAAAATTGCACGAACCGTCACCCAGAAACTGGGCTTCTCTAAAG CCTCCAGCAGTGGTACACGGCTCCATCGAGGTTTTGTTGAAGAGGCCTCGCCTGAGGATAGACCCCCTCAGACcacacacattgtgtttgtgGTCCATGGGATCGGACAGAAGATGGACCAGGGGCGCATTATTAAAAACACTGGAAT GCTGAGGGAGGGcgtgaggaagatggaggaaaagcACTTTTCAGAGCACAATGACGAGCATGTGGAGTTCCTGCCGGTTGAGTGGCGCTCCAAGCTCACACTGGACGGAG acaCGGTAGACTCCATCACACCAGATAAAGTAAGAGGACTTCGAGATCTCCTCAACAGCAGTGCTATGGACATCATGTACTACAACAGCCCTCTTTACAGGGACGAG ATTACCAAGGGCCTTACACAGGAGCTAAACAGACTATACACACTATTCTGCTCCCGGAATCCAGAGTTTGAGCAGACGGGAGGCAAAGTGTCCATAGTGGCTCACTCTCTTGGCTGCGTTATCGCTTACGACATCATGACAGGATGGGACCCCGTTCGATTCTGCCTGCAGGAGCATCACGACGTGGAAGAGGAGCTGGACTTGCACTGGATGTCCTACGAAGAGCAgcacctgctggagcagcagcgggtcACAAGAAATAG ATTACGTGAACTGGAAAATCAGCTGCTCGCACTGGAGGCCTCTAAACCTTCTGCACCCCCAGCCCTTAAATTTAAG GTGGAGAACTTCTTCTGCATGGGTTCTCCTCTGGCCGTCTTTTTGGCCCTAAGAGGCATCCGTCCTGGTACCAGTTGCCACCAGGACCACATCCTGCCCACCTCTATATGCAGGCGGCTCTTTAATGTCTTTCATCCTACAGACCCTGTG GCCTATAGGTTGGAGCCCCTTATCCTCAAGCATTACAGCAATATTGCACCTGTTCAGATACATTG GTGTAGTGCCATTAACCCCACACCCTATGATGAGATTCAGCCGACCTTTCTGAATCTGGTCAAAGACCCGACGTCAGACAGCGAGAGCATCCCCAGCCCGAGCACGTCTCCTGTGCTTCCCCGCAGACACTATGGCGAGTCCATCACCAGCCTGGGCAAGGCCAGCATACTGG GAGCTGCGAGCATTGGGAAGGGCATTGGAGGCATCCTCTTCTCAAGGTTTTCCCGCTCCAACAGCCAGCCCTCAGTGTCTTTAGGGCTGGAGGGGAGCGCAaacgctgaggaggaggagcagaagacaTCGGAAAGCCACTCAGCGTATGGTCTCTCAACCATGGCCCGACCCACCTCGCCCACCGCAGACACACTGC TGGAGCTTGAGCGGCGCGTTGACTTTGAGCTGCGAGAGGGACTAGTGGAGAGTCGCTATTGGTCAGCGGTGACCTCGCACACAGGATATTGGTGCTCCCACGACATAGCGCTCTTCCTGCTGACCTTCATATACAAGCAGAAGATGACGCCCTCCGACCCGGCAGAAGAAATCGTCGAGCCAGACTGA